In the Nitrospira sp. SG-bin1 genome, one interval contains:
- a CDS encoding squalene synthase HpnD, which yields MTVSEAQAYCTAYTKKSGSNFYYSFLFLPKAKRDAMYSIYAFCKAVDSAVDEPVAGSNPKNELHRWREELDAVYSGTPTTPIMVSLAHHVKTLGIPKAYFEELIKGVEMDLFNNRYITFDELSLYCYRVASVVGLICLHVFGVTSPRAQDYAVALGMAFQLTNILRDVGTDAAERRIYLPLDDMQKWNYPEKAMLNRSYSAEFRALMEYEASRAHHYYKKADAALKELPPQERRALTVAEIMRGIYSRILERIERSDYQVFGSRITLTTTQRVMIALRIWLRSRFS from the coding sequence ATGACGGTCTCTGAGGCTCAAGCCTATTGCACGGCGTACACGAAGAAAAGCGGCAGCAACTTTTACTATTCCTTCCTGTTCCTTCCCAAAGCCAAGCGCGACGCCATGTACTCGATCTATGCCTTCTGTAAAGCCGTCGACAGTGCCGTCGACGAACCGGTGGCGGGAAGCAACCCCAAAAACGAATTGCACCGTTGGCGCGAGGAGCTCGATGCGGTGTATTCCGGCACTCCCACGACGCCCATCATGGTGAGTCTCGCTCACCATGTGAAGACCTTGGGCATTCCCAAGGCGTACTTTGAAGAATTGATCAAGGGCGTCGAGATGGATCTGTTCAACAATCGGTACATCACGTTCGATGAGCTGTCGCTCTATTGCTATCGTGTCGCCTCCGTCGTGGGGCTCATCTGCTTGCATGTGTTCGGCGTCACGTCGCCGCGCGCGCAGGACTATGCGGTGGCCCTCGGCATGGCCTTCCAATTGACGAATATCCTGCGCGACGTGGGAACGGATGCCGCCGAACGTCGAATCTATCTGCCGTTGGATGATATGCAAAAATGGAACTATCCCGAAAAAGCCATGCTCAACCGGAGCTATTCCGCTGAATTCCGAGCATTGATGGAGTACGAGGCATCACGAGCGCACCACTACTACAAAAAAGCCGATGCGGCTCTCAAGGAACTGCCGCCTCAGGAGCGTCGTGCACTGACGGTGGCCGAGATCATGCGCGGCATCTACAGTCGGATCCTGGAACGGATCGAACGGTCCGACTATCAAGTCTTCGGGTCCCGTATCACCCTGACGACTACCCAACGGGTTATGATCGCCTTACGAATTTGGCTCCGCTCCCGATTCTCGTGA
- a CDS encoding secondary thiamine-phosphate synthase enzyme translates to MKSYREELWLETKTRRAYINITPRIETVVKKSGIREGLVLVNAMHITASVYINDDEAGLVQDYDDFLERLAPQKAVYRHNDTGEDNGDAHLKRQVMGREVIVAITEGRLDFGPWEQIFYGEFDGCRRKRVLVKIIGE, encoded by the coding sequence ATGAAGTCCTACCGCGAAGAACTCTGGTTGGAGACCAAGACGAGACGAGCCTACATCAATATCACACCCCGCATCGAGACCGTGGTCAAGAAGAGCGGGATCCGGGAAGGTCTTGTCTTGGTGAACGCCATGCACATCACCGCCAGTGTGTACATCAATGACGATGAGGCGGGTCTCGTGCAGGATTATGATGATTTCTTAGAGCGTCTCGCCCCGCAGAAGGCGGTGTATCGGCATAACGACACGGGTGAAGACAACGGTGATGCTCATCTGAAACGACAGGTGATGGGGCGGGAAGTCATCGTGGCAATTACCGAGGGCCGGCTCGACTTCGGCCCCTGGGAACAAATTTTTTATGGTGAGTTCGACGGATGTCGTCGCAAACGCGTTCTCGTGAAGATTATCGGCGAATAG